In Paludibaculum fermentans, the genomic stretch ATCCAACCAGGACCACCCGCCGGACCCCGGGGTAGACCTGCACCGCCACCCTCGACCCGAAGCTGAACCCGCTCACCGTGAGCGGCAACTGCGGATAGCGGGCGCGCAAAACGGCCAGAACCGCCCGTGCATCCTCCACCTCGCCCACTCCGTTGTCGTGGGTACCCTCGCTGAGGTTGACACCCCGGAAGTTGAACCGCAGCGTCACGGCGCCAATCTGGCGCAGGCCGCGGGCCAGCCTGTGAACGACTTTGTTGTGCATCGTCCCGCCGCCCAGTGGGTGGGGGTGGCAGACAAGCGCTGCCTCGGTGGGCGCGCCGGAGTCCGGCTCTTCCAGCATCGCTTCCAGCCGCCCGGCCGGACCGTCGATGAACAGCGTTTCGATGCGCCGCATGAGCTGGAAGGGATCAGTTCGAACGGTAGTTCGTGAACTGCATGTCGATGCCGAAGTCCTTTGACTTCAACAACGCAATGACTTCCTGCAGCGTGTCGCGATCTTTTGCGGAGACGCGCACCAAATCCCCCTGGATGGCCGCCTGCGCCTTCTTCTTCGAGTCCTTGATCACCTTCACGATCTCTTTGGCCTTTTCCGAGGCGATCCCCTGCTGCATGGTGATCTCCTGCCGCACGCGCGTGCCGGCCGTCGGCTGGATGTTGCCGTAAGTAAAGGCCTTCAACGGCACCTGCCGCTTCACCAGCTTCGACTGCAGAATCTCCAGGACAGCTTTGATCTGGAAGTCGCCGGAGGACGTCAGCGTGATCGTGAGCTCTTTCTCGTTGAGCTCGATCGTGCTCTTCGAATCCTTCAGGTCATACCGCTGGATCACTTCCTTGGTCGCCTGCTGGATCGCGTTCATAACCTCGGGAATCTCCACTTTGGAGACGATGTCAAATGAATTGTCGGGCATAGGGCTTTGGATTCGCTGGCCTAGTGTCCCAGAGCGATCAGGATTTTTCCAGTGATTTCTTCCACGATCGCCGGGAGACTACGGTCCAATGCAATTGTAACAGCGGCGCGAATCGCTTCGGGATCCAGCTCCGGACGCGGTGGCATCACCACCACGGCCGCGGGCTCTTCCGGCGGCGGAGGCGGCGGCACCGTGTCGCTGAACAGCCCTCGCGCAAACCGCGCCTTGTCGATCAGCGGTTTGATCGTCTCCAGCACCACGGAAGCCTCAAACGGCTTCTTCAGCACGGCGTCGCACCCGGCCCGCCGTGCCTCTTCCTCGTCCACCGGCTCCAACAGGCCGGCGATCAGTACAACACCGGCATGCCGGTGCTTCTCGCTGCTCTTAATATACCGGCAAATCTCGTACCCCGACTTTTGCGGCAGGAATACGTCCGCCAGCACCAGATCCGGGTCCACATCCGCCAGGCGCACCAGCACCGTGTCGCCCTCTGTAATGGTGACGACCTCGTACCCTTCCTCGCGGAGAATCCGCTCCCCCATGCGCTGGGCATGCGGGCTGTCGTCAGCGAGTAGAACGCGAACTGGTGAAGACAAAGGGGGTTACTTCTTTTCCTCGGTGGCCGCCGGAGTCGTCGTCGCGGCGGCCTTCTTCTTGTCCTGCTTCGGAGCCTTCTTAGCCTTCCCCTTCTTCTGGGCCGGCATCTGATGGTTCGTCGGAATCATCTCGTTCGGATTCGCGGCGGCAGGAGCAGCCGCCTGCGGCGTAGTCGGCGTCTGCGCAGCCGCTGGCTGAGTCGCACGGGCATCCGGCTGCGTATCCAGTTGCGAAGTGCCGCCCGTCGGATTCGTGCTGATGGTGATGTCGGTATTGCCGCCGACTGCACCCGCGGGCACCGGCACGCTGGCCGGGATCGAGGGCCGCAGGTTGGTCATGGCGGGCTGGCCCGACTTGGCGGCCATCGTCACGTCAGGATCCTTCGAGAAAGGAGCCCACGCCTTGCTCATCATGCCCTTCTTGGCCTGATTCTCCAACTCGTACTTCATCCGGGCGTAAGCCACCGGATCCGGCTCGGGAATCTCCGCTTCCATCTCCTTGAGCTTGTCCTTGGCTTGATCCGCCATCGGGCTCAGGGGGTAATCGCGGACAATCTTCTGGTACGACGCGATGCTCTTCTGCTTGAAGCGCGGCCCCATGTGGCTGTAGCTGTCGCCCGAGAGCCAAAGTGCCTGGTCCGACCCGCTGTAGAGCGGGTAGTGGTCCGTCACCGTCTGCAGGCGGTTGGCCGCCGCCGGGAACGACCCCTTGTGATGGTAGAACGCGCCCACCCGGAACTCACCCTCGCTCGACACTTCCTGGATGTCGCGCAGCCGCTGCGCCGCTTCCGGCGCGTAGCGCGAATTCGGGAAGTTCGTCAGCAGCGTCCGGCACTCTTCCTCGGCCCGCATCACGTGCGTCGGATCGCGGTCCGGCTTCTCCATCTGTTTGTAGTGGATGTCGCAGACCTTCATCTGCGCTTCGGCCGACTCTTCCAGGGTCGGGTAGAACAGAATGAAGTCCTTGTACTCAGCTTCCGCCTGGGCAAAAGCGTGCGTACCGCCTTCCCTCATCCACGAATCGGCGATCGCCAGCTTGGACTTGGCCAGAAACTCGCTGGTGTCGTACGTATTCATCAACGTGTTCAGGGTCAGGCGGGCCACTTCATAACGGCCCCGCTCAATGTCCTTCACGGCCTTGTCGAACAAAACCTTATCGGGTTGCTCGGTGTCTTTCGTGATCGGGTTTTCGTACTTCTTCCCACGGCAGCCTGCGCCAAACACGGCAAACAGGCAGACGAGTACGGCGGCGATCCATTGCGCCGAGCGGTTCCTGGAGAAGATCATCAGTCGCATCACCTTATTTGCGGGGTTCCGTAGGGAGTCACACCCTGCGGGCCACGGCGTCCATGGCCGCCTGCCGCATGGCAGTAACGGCATGGGCCGGATTCGGAGCGCCAAAAACACTGGAACCGGCAACAACCCAGTCCACTCCTGCTTCGGCGACCCTACCTACATTGTCCACTGAGACACCTCCGTCGATCTCAATGGAAAAACTCAGTCCCAGCCGTTCCCGTTGCTCGCGCAGCGCGCGAACCTTCTCCAGAACGTAGGGGATAAACGATTGCCCCCCAAACCCGGGATTCACACTCATCAGCAGAATGTAGTCCACCAGGGGCAGGACATTCTCCACTGTCACGAGCGGAGTCGCCGGATTCAGCACCACCCCGGCGCGCGCCCCTTCGCTTTGGATCATCCGGATCGTTCTGTCCAGATGTGGGCACGCTTCCTGGTGAACCGATACGCAGTCCGCGCCGGCCGCAACGAACATCGGCGCGTAAGTATCTGCGTCTTCAATCATTAAGTGGACATCAATGGCCAGCTTCGTGCTCTTCCGCAACGACTGCAGCACCGGCACGCCAAACGAAATGTTGGGCACAAAATGCCCGTCCATCACGTCGAAATGCAGAAAATTCACCCCCGCTTCGGTCACCTGGGCGATCTGTTCGCCAAGGCGAGCGAAGTCCGCGGCCAGAAGGGACGGCAGGATTTCGATCATCGGGAGGATCCCTCCATCTTAACCTTTCGTGCGGCAGCCGCGCGCGTTCGAAGTCGTCATTCCTACTCCGGCTGTACCAGGACTGCGGCGAAGAATCCGTCACCCGGATCCCGCCCCGGCAGTCTCTGTACCACGCGTTGGACGCGCGCCGCCGCCACCCGGTTAACCACTTCTTTGTTTTCTTCCGGTTCCAGTGAACAGGTGGAGTAGACCAGGCGCCCACCCGGACGCAGGCACGCTAATGCATTGCGCAGGATACGGATCTGCCGCTCCGCCTGGCGCGTGATCTCTTCCGGAGCCAGCCGCCACCGGATCTCCGGATTCCGCGCCAGCGTCCCCGTCCCCGAACACGGCGCATCCACCAGGATCCTGTCGAACACCCGCCCGAACGGCAGCGCCTTCTCCGCATCCAGTTGAACCCGCGGACATTGCGCCATGAACGCCCTCAGACGCGCCGCGCTGGAATCGCACGCCACCACCTTCACCGGCGTCTCCATGGCCTGCAGCGTCTTGTTGCCCGGAGCCGCGCACAGATCCAGAAATCGTTGACCCTCTTGCAGTTGCAGGTAGGGCACAATCGACTGCGACCCCACGTCCATTACCCGTGAACCCTCCGGCACCGGCCCCTCCAGGGTGTCGCCGGCAACGGTTTCGCCACTCGCGGTACGCAGCCAGGTCTCCGGCTCGTGCAGTCCCGCTTCGGCCACCAGCACAGCCGCCGCGCCGCCCAGGTTCTTGCGCCAGCGCGCCCACAGCCACTCCGGCATGGAGTACCGGACTTCATCCGACGGCCACTCCGCCGGAATCTCCGGCAGCCGCCGCAGCACCGCATTCGCAAAGCCCGCGGCCGACTGCTTCCCCGCCATCTTGACCAGGTCCACACTCTCGCCCACAGCGGCATGCGGCGGAATCTTCGACAGAAAGCGCAGTTGGAACGCGCCCATGCGCAGGGCGCGCACGACGGAAGAGTCCATTTTCGACACCGGCCGCGAGGCGGCTTGGGTGATCAGGTAGTCCAACTGGGCGCGGCGGCGGAGGACGCCAAATACAATCTGAGTGACCAACCCCGCGTCGCGGGCGTCCAGGCGCACAATGCGCTCATCCAACAGATCGGCGGCAAATCCCCCTCTGTCCACCGCGCCAAGGATCTCGAAAGCGATACGGCGCGCAGGGGTCACACTTTATAATAGGGATTTGGAACTCCAGAAAGTCATCCTCCGCAAAGTCGGCGAAGCCATCACCCGGTTCAAGATGATCCGGGAAGGCGACCGCGTGGCCGTCGGCTTCTCCGGCGGCAAAGACTCCCTCACCCTGCTCGAAGCGTTGTTGCTCCTGCGCGACCGCGCTCCCATCAATTTCTCCGTCTGCGCGTTTACCATCGACCAGGGTAAGTTCCTCAAACCCATCGAGCCCTTTCGCGAGTACCTCACCAGCCGCGGCGTCGACTGGACCCTGCGCGTCGACGGCCCCTCCGTGCGCCTGATCACTGAACAGCCCGAGCATGGCTGTGACGTCTGCAGCCGCTTCCGCCGCCGCGCCGTTTACCAGATCGGCCGCGAACTCGACGCCAACGTCATCGCCTTCGGCCACACCGCCGACGATTTCTGCGAATCGTTCCTGCGTAACGCCATGTTCACCGGCCGCATCAGTGCCCTGCCCCCCGTAACTTACTCCAGCAAAAAGGACTTCCGGCTCATCCGCCCGCTCCTCTACGTCACTGAGGACCTCACCCGCGCCTTTGCCGGTGAAACAGGAGCCCCGGTCATTCCCTGCGGCTGTTCGCTGAAAACAGGCACCGTCCGGCGCTCGATTCGTGATATCTTTGCGGACCTGGAGAAAGACTACCCGCACTTAAAGCACACTCTTCTTTCCGCCATGGGAAACATCAATCCCAGCCGTCTGTTAGACCTCCGTTACCTGGACCTGGACAACGCCACCGACGAGGCCGAATCCAGCCTCCTGCCGGTGCTGCAGGACGAAGTATTCACCAAATCGTAACCCTGCACAAGTTGACCCGGCCCCCGCTCCCTCTGAGATAATCTTGTTTCCGCCCCGAACTGTAGATAGGCCTTCCGGCCGACCCTCCCAGGACGGATGAGTTTGCATTGAGGCTGTATGAGGCTTCTTCCTCGCGAAGAAAAATTCTTCCACTACTTTGTTGAACAGGCACGGCTGATCGCACAGGCATCCCAGGTGCTTCGCCAAGCCGCGGAAAAGGGCCCCAGCGCGCTGCGCGAGGCCGAAGTCGCTATTGCTCGCCTGGAACAGAAGGGCGATGAAATCATCCACGAGATCTTCACCCGCCTGAACCAGACGTTCATCACCCCCCTGGATCCCGAGGATATCCACTCCCTCGGCTCCCACATGGACGACGTGCTGGACGGTATCGAAGACTCGGTGCACCGCCTGGTCGCCTACAAGATCGATCCCATCCCGCAGCCCATGATCGAGGTCTGCCGCGTCATCGAGGGCTGCGCCCTCATGCTCGAGAAAGCCTTCGAGGCGCTCAACGCCGAGAAGCCCCTGCTCGACCACTGCATTGAGATCAACAGGCTGGAGGATACCGCGGACCACATCGTGCGCGCCGCCATCGCCGACCTGTTCGATAAGGAGAAGGACCCCTTCTCCCTCATCAAGCAGAAAGAGATTTACGAGTTCCTCGAAATGACCACCGACTACTGCGAAGACGTCGCCGACGCCCTGCAGAACGTCATCGTCAAGAACGGGTAGCACCACGGTGGCGATCGACTCAACTTTGATTCTGGTGACGCTGATCGTGGTGGTCGCCTTGGTGTTCGACTACATCAACGGCTTCCACGATGCCGCCAATTCCGTGGCCACCGTCGTGGCCACCCGCGTTCTTACACCTTTTCAGGCCGTCCTTTGGGCGGCCTTTTTTAATTTCACGGCCGCCATCCCGCTGCTCTTCTGGGACGAAGCCGGCGTCGCCAAAACCGTCGGCCAGGGCATGGTCAAGATGGAAGTCGTCTCCGAGTACGTCCTGCTCGCGGGCCTCATCGGCGCCATCTTCTGGAACCTCTTCACCTGGTACTATGGCATCCCCTCCAGCTCGTCGCACGCCCTCATCGGCGGCTACGCGGGCGCGGCCATGGTGAAGGTTGGACTCACGCAAGGCTTCGGCCACTGCATGGAAGCCATCGTGGTCTCCGGCTGGATCACGACCATGACGTTCATCGTCGTGGCTCCGCTGCTGGGCCTCGTCCTGGGGTACGCCCTCATGGTGGCGATCTACTGGATGTTCCGGCACTCCTCGCCCAAAAAGATGGACCGCTGGTTCCGCCGTCTGCAGTTGGTCTCCTCGGGCCTGTTCAGCTACTCCCACGGCTCCAACGACGCCCAGAAGACCATCGGCATCATCACGGGCGTGCTGCTCACCGCCGGCTACATCAAGACCTTCCACGTGCAGTGGTGGGTCGTCCTCGCCGCCTTCTCGGCCATCGCCCTGGGCACCATGAGCGGCGGCTGGCGCATCGTCCACACCATGGGCGGCAAACTCACCCGCCTGAAGCCCCGTGGCGGCTTCTGCGCGGAAACCGCCGGCGCCATCGCAATCCTGTTCCCCACTTACCTCAAGATCCCGGTGTCCACGACACACGTGATCACGGGCGCCATCGCCGGAGTCGGCTCCATCCAGCGCATGAAAGCGGTGCGCTGGGGCCTGGCCAAGAATATCCTCTGGGCCTGGATCCTCACGCTCCCGCTCTCCGCCGCTGTCGGTGGACTGGCCTTCGCCTTCATCCACATGGTGTCGGGCAAACAGTAACTGCCGTTCCGAAGTCGTAAGTGACGGGCTGGGCCCGTCCTTACGGCAGCGTCTCCGCCAGAATCTTCTCCGTCTGCGACGCCCGGAACTCATCCAGCTTCGCCGCCAGTCCGGCATCGGCCAGCCCCAGCGTCGCCACAGCAAACAGCGCCGCATTGATCGCCCCGGCCTTGCCGATCGCAAACGTCGCCACGGGAATACCGCCCGGCATCTGCACAGTGGACAGCAGCGAATCCAGGCCGTCCAAAGCCCAGCCCTTCATCGGAACGCCCAGCACCGGCAGAGGAGTGTGCGCCGCCACGACGCCCGCCAGGTGGGCCGCTCCGCCCGCCGCCGCGATAATAATCTTCACGCCGCGTTCCTTCGCGGTGCGTGCAAACTCGGTCGCCGCCTCCGGAGTCCGGTGCGCCGAACAGACCCGCTTATCGTGCGCGATCCCAAACTGCGCCAGCGTATCGCAGGCGTGCTTCATCGTCTCCCAGTCGGACTTACTGCCCATAATTACGGATACAAGTGGAGTGCTGCTCATAGTGGTGTCTTGGTTGTGGTCAGGAACGAGGTGGGGGCGCGAGGCCCTCTTCTCTAGTATCCGATAGCTTTGCGCCGCGCGCAGCCCACAAATGAGTCAGGAACAATCCCGCCCGCACCTGGTGTCTATCCAGGCATCATGGCCTTCACCAACAGCAGTGCCCGCGGAGCTGAACTGAATGTCACGCCCCTCATCGACATCCTGCTCGTGCTCCTGATCATCTTCATGGTGATCACACCGCCCAAAACCCTGGGCCTCTCCGCCGCCCTGCCGCAGCCCGGTGGCGACCCGCCCACCAACAGCCCGGCCGACCGCTCCGTCGTCATCCAGCTCGATGGCGATTCCAACCTGCGCATCAACACCGAACCCATCCGCCTACCCGACCTCGGAGCCCGCCTCCTCGACATCTTCAAGACCCGAGCCGAGCGTGTCGTCTTCGTCCAGGCCAGAGCCGACACCGAGTTCCAGTACGTCGCCCAGGTCGTGGACATCGCCAAAGGCGCCTCCATCGACCATGTCGGCCTGCTCACGGCCCGCCTCGACGACGGACGCTGAAACGCGAAAGAGGGCCGGCATGCACCGGCCCCCTTTCATCCTCAAGCTGACAACTGCTTCTAGAACTCGATCCGCGCGCTCACCTGTCCCGTACGGCTGCCGCCAAATTCGGAAGCCCGCGCGGAAGTGATCTTGCCGAAACTGCTGCTGTCGATCGACAGATTCGGATCAGCCAGATTCGTGTGATTCAGCACGTTGGTGAACGTACCCTCCACCTTCAGCTTGAACCGCTCCGTCAGGTTCACCGTCTTGGCCAGGCCGGCCGACAGGTTGATGGTGCTGGGACCGTGGATGATGCCCACCCCCGAGTTCCCAAACCGCCCGATCGGAGCCGGATCCGACGTTGGGCTGATACCCGTCCGGCAAGGCTTCGTCGCCTGCCAGTTCGGCGATCCGGGACACACGAACGCCCCGATATCGGCCCACTTGTCCCGAGTCGGATTCGACAGGTTCCCGTCGCCCACCCGATCCGGGTGCTGCGTCCGGCCGATGCGGCCCGAGCCCGTACCCGAAGGATCACCGCCGCTGAACGTCGGCGTCATGTACGGCCCGCTCTGCGCCAGGAAGCTCGAGCTCAGCCGCCATCCGCCGATCACCGCGTCCGCCGCCTTGTTCATGTGCGAGCCATACGTCCGCCCGCGCCCGAAGGGCAGCTCGTACACCGCCGTCGTGATCCAGCGATGCCGCCGCGTCGCATACACCGGACCATGCTCCGACGCCCGGTTGTACGTATCCATGCTGCGCCCGCCGCCCGTCTCGCCCGCGAAACCCGTCGAACTCGGCCCCTGGTTGTCCGCCAGGTTGCTGGCAAACGTGTAGGTCGAATTCAGTTGCAGCGTGCTGCTCAGGTGATGGTTCAGCTCCACCTGGCCGGCATGGTAGATGGCGCTCGCGCCCGTGGCGCGCGTATTCACCACACCCCAGTTCGGGAACGGCCGCCGGCTCAAGGGCTGCGCCGCATAGAACTGCGTCGAGTAGTACGACTGGTTCAGGTCCGGAGCCCACACCAGCGACAACGTCCGCTGGCCGATGTACGACACACGCAAGCCGGTCGACCGCGCAATCTCCCGGTCCACCGAGAAGTTCCACTGGTACGACTTCGGATCCTTGAAGTCGATCGAGTTCGCCGTGCCGAAGTACGCATTGCCAAACGAGTCGCTGACAATGCCGCTGCCGCCCGCGTTGATGTTCGGCCAGGCAAACGTCGGCTTGCCCTGCAGGTCCGGATTCAGGAACTGCCGCGCATCCGACTGGAGCGTCCCGGTCAGCGAGTAGAACACGCTGCCCAGCACGACCACGTTATACAGGCCCGCACCGCCGCGGATCACCGTCTTGCCGTTCGTAAACGGCCGGTAGGCGAAGCCAAAGCGCGGCAGGAACCGCAGCTTGGGCACGAATCGCAGACCTTCCGGAAGACCCGCCGCCGACGCCGAGAACACCGGTGTACACGGAGCCCCGTTCGCCGACGGACCCGCCGTACTGTTGAACGCCGGGCAGGCATTGAACGACGCCAGGTACCCCGGAGCCAGGTTCGCCTCCGTCCCCGTCGGATACACTACCCGGCCCGACTTCGGCACGCTGGGATCGAAGTTCCCGATATTGCCGCCCGAGTCCTTGTACGACGGGTGGTACTCATACCGCAGCCCGAACTCCAGCGTCAGCTTCGGACTCACCCGGTAGCTGTCCTGCGCATACACCGCATAGTGGTTAGTGCGCCCGTCATTGTCGTTCTTCACAATCGCGAACGCCGTGCCCACCGGCAGCCCCAGCAGGAAATCACCCACCGCGTTCTGCGAAAAAGTGCCGTCAAACGAGTAGTTGCCGTAGTTGTCGCCACCGATAAAGCCCAGGTCCGACCCCGCCCGCATGTGCCGGATGTCGCCGCCGAACTTCATCGTGTGCCGCCCCTTGATCCAGGTCAGGTTGTCCGTGTACTGGAAGGTGTGCGACTTCCCAAACCCGTCCACGCGGTCGACGTCCAGCGACTGGACCTGCCCGTCGATGTCGATGTCCGGCAGGCCGTTGTAGGGGAACTTCGGCCCAATGCCCACCAGCCCCAGCGAGTTCGTGAACCTCGGCCCGTCGAAGGGCATCGCGTTGGCGTTGTCGAATAGCGAGAACCCGAAACGGAACTCGTTCAACAGATTCGGCTTCAGCGTGTAGTTGTGCGAGACCACGAACATCTTGCTGTTCTCGTCCGCGGTGCCGGAAGGCAAAGCCAGCGGCTTCGGCGTGTTGGTGGTCGTCTTGAGCCACGTCCAGCGCGCGTACACCGACTGCTTCGACGTCAGGTAGTGGTCCACCCGGATGTCGTACTGGTTCGAGTTGTAGCTGTTGTCGCGATTGGCGATGAAGTTGGCATCGTGGATCTTCGTCAGGTCGCCCGCGTTCGGCAGCGGGTACAACGACAGCAGCTTCTTCGACACATCGCTGATGCGATTGGCCGGTATCACATTGTTGGCGAACGGCTGGCCCGTCGTCGGGTCGTACACCGTCACACCTTCATTGCGGAAGTCGCCGTTGCGTACCGCTTCGGTCGGCACGCGATTCTGGATCGTCGCGCCGCGCGGGAAGGTGAACCGCTCGAAGTCGGCAAAGAAGAATGTCTTGTTCTTGCCGTTGTAGACGTGCGGGATCGTCACCGGACCGCCGCCGCTGCCCCCAACATCGTTCGCGACCTTCTGCGGCTTGGTCAGCGCGCCATAGCGGTTCGCGTCCAGCGCGCGATTCTGGTGATACCAGAAGGCCGCGCCATGGAAGTCGTTCGTCCCACTCTTCGAGATCGTCGTGACGTCGCCGGACTGGCCATACTCAGCCGTATTGCCCACGCCCTGCACCTTGATCTCGGCGATCATCTCCATCGACGTGAAGCTCTTCCGCGACGGCCCGTTGCCCGTCACCTGCGTCGTCGAAATGCCGTCCACCGAATACTGCGTCTGCGACGGCAGGTTGCCCTGGATCGTGAAGTTGCCGCTGTTGTCAGACTGCACGCCCGGCAGCAGTGCAATCAGGTTGTACGGACTCGTGCTGTCCGCCGCGCGCACATTGCCCGGCAGCGTCGCCAGCTTCTCCGCATTGATGGCCGTGGCGACCATCTGCGTGTCAGTCGTGATCACGCCGGTCGACCCTTCCACGTTCACCACTTCACTCACATCGCCCACCTTCAGCGCCATATCGACGCGCAGCGTCTGGCGGGAAGTCAGCGTCAACTCGGACGCCGTGGACAATTGAAAGCCCTTTGCCGAAGCCTCCACTTTGTAATGCCCCGGCTTCGAATTCACGGCTTCAAATGAGCCGCTTTCGTTGGTCGTCAGTTCGCGGACGGTATTTTCATCTGTGTTTGTAATCCGGATCACGGCGCCGGCGACCGCCGCACCCGAAACGTCCGTCACCGTTCCGAGTATCACGCCGAAAGTCGACTGTGCTATCGACACAGCCGACAACACTGAACACACGACAAGCGCGCGCAGCCAGTGGTTGCGAATTCCCATGTTGCTTACTCCCTTGGTTACGTTCGTCCACCCCTCAGGCGAACGACTCAGCGGCGAGGATAGCAACGGAGCATTGACCAGCCGTGAATAGAATATTTCTATTCCATGAAAGGAACTAAATCAAGAGATTCCGCTACCACCGGATCTTCGCCGGGAAATACTCGGCGATCAGTTCCTGGTAATAGGGGGTCAGCTTCTCGGCGTCAGGCTTGGTGTTGCCCTTGGAGTACAGATCGTACGGGTTGAACTTCCGCACCCAGTCGAACATGGCTTTGTCATGCTCATTCATGAGGTATTCGTACTCCCCCTCACGGTGGATCGGGTAGCAGGAGTGATACCGGATCATGTAGAGCGCCTCTTCCGGCATGTAATTCTTCACTACATGGTAGAGATACTCGTCATGGCCGAAAGAGAGGTTCACCTGGTCCAGCCCGCAGTTTTCGGAATAGACGCCCAGCCGCGTCTGGTACTCCGGCA encodes the following:
- a CDS encoding TonB-dependent receptor, translating into MGIRNHWLRALVVCSVLSAVSIAQSTFGVILGTVTDVSGAAVAGAVIRITNTDENTVRELTTNESGSFEAVNSKPGHYKVEASAKGFQLSTASELTLTSRQTLRVDMALKVGDVSEVVNVEGSTGVITTDTQMVATAINAEKLATLPGNVRAADSTSPYNLIALLPGVQSDNSGNFTIQGNLPSQTQYSVDGISTTQVTGNGPSRKSFTSMEMIAEIKVQGVGNTAEYGQSGDVTTISKSGTNDFHGAAFWYHQNRALDANRYGALTKPQKVANDVGGSGGGPVTIPHVYNGKNKTFFFADFERFTFPRGATIQNRVPTEAVRNGDFRNEGVTVYDPTTGQPFANNVIPANRISDVSKKLLSLYPLPNAGDLTKIHDANFIANRDNSYNSNQYDIRVDHYLTSKQSVYARWTWLKTTTNTPKPLALPSGTADENSKMFVVSHNYTLKPNLLNEFRFGFSLFDNANAMPFDGPRFTNSLGLVGIGPKFPYNGLPDIDIDGQVQSLDVDRVDGFGKSHTFQYTDNLTWIKGRHTMKFGGDIRHMRAGSDLGFIGGDNYGNYSFDGTFSQNAVGDFLLGLPVGTAFAIVKNDNDGRTNHYAVYAQDSYRVSPKLTLEFGLRYEYHPSYKDSGGNIGNFDPSVPKSGRVVYPTGTEANLAPGYLASFNACPAFNSTAGPSANGAPCTPVFSASAAGLPEGLRFVPKLRFLPRFGFAYRPFTNGKTVIRGGAGLYNVVVLGSVFYSLTGTLQSDARQFLNPDLQGKPTFAWPNINAGGSGIVSDSFGNAYFGTANSIDFKDPKSYQWNFSVDREIARSTGLRVSYIGQRTLSLVWAPDLNQSYYSTQFYAAQPLSRRPFPNWGVVNTRATGASAIYHAGQVELNHHLSSTLQLNSTYTFASNLADNQGPSSTGFAGETGGGRSMDTYNRASEHGPVYATRRHRWITTAVYELPFGRGRTYGSHMNKAADAVIGGWRLSSSFLAQSGPYMTPTFSGGDPSGTGSGRIGRTQHPDRVGDGNLSNPTRDKWADIGAFVCPGSPNWQATKPCRTGISPTSDPAPIGRFGNSGVGIIHGPSTINLSAGLAKTVNLTERFKLKVEGTFTNVLNHTNLADPNLSIDSSSFGKITSARASEFGGSRTGQVSARIEF